Proteins from one Natrinema salinisoli genomic window:
- a CDS encoding glycosyltransferase family 39 protein — MSKNQQQLKLDALIVTTARMLVASYLAIGVLKWVGGIQPKIYLNIRLFFLVTFIAGLAGVFIHYYSSLQILWKERERLLLGALPIANTDILTYIARNLLILLIISYLLSLKYSILFYINIPLLYGVTVLSVAVTLALRGDRTAKRVTKGGGLVLGTLLLLNPLFDSLTFVAQPGIAVLAVVFVGLNIWDRQYYSERSNLTEQQNQQTWHFVCLSLLTGLAAAVFFYRLGKISFIGDEFQTISAAAGYYHTGEFYLWDWIASEPTPVLYDRAWPHTVFIAGSYVVFGISEWAARVPSAIAGVFSVLLTYYVVAYFTERQWIALLTSASLFLYPSVTFYFRWARMYSLVIPLFLLLIYLSHRIMTGENTIDFRKKPINDFVNTWLNFDIKLAVLTLPVLYLGYSVHINTLFVLPAAYLFVLYKTITTQERKYLLAASGGMLGLCVVSLIVTFTDRLAFLPYYLSYFGRENIIYFNYLLRFPFGRSLGVVFVLFGLFSIHVTRDEPVRSKLMYLYITCSFSLIFLMYVADRYASFAYIVHIVPLALILLIFGTHEFISIFDSPLIRYVLVGLLVLNLASPLAPGPESDTLWDLYTDDDEEYSAAYETIETNYDASEEAIFGQYLRGYYLQDVNDNATVVDMESHQQYSPTQFYRDLLQYGSGWITWETRKSYHIDPAIRNYISRHFEKYHGEGIDETSVEVYYFNQSMINKTELNTRRSISPLVAPDSIDVHTAYTDYSVEELDAVSNFGHGRLSCEGAIRNQCLQASL, encoded by the coding sequence ATGAGCAAAAATCAGCAACAGTTGAAGCTAGACGCACTCATCGTCACTACGGCACGTATGCTCGTGGCCAGCTACCTTGCTATTGGTGTACTGAAATGGGTAGGTGGAATACAACCAAAAATCTATCTCAACATACGGTTATTCTTCTTAGTAACGTTTATCGCTGGTCTTGCAGGCGTGTTCATCCACTACTACTCATCGCTACAAATCTTGTGGAAGGAAAGAGAGCGTCTCCTCCTAGGAGCGTTGCCGATAGCAAACACTGACATACTCACATATATTGCACGCAATTTACTTATATTATTAATTATATCGTATTTATTATCATTAAAATACTCAATTTTGTTCTACATAAATATACCGCTCCTCTACGGTGTAACAGTACTATCAGTCGCAGTAACGTTGGCTCTACGGGGCGACCGTACCGCAAAACGTGTAACGAAAGGTGGTGGGCTTGTGCTAGGGACCCTTCTCTTACTCAATCCGTTATTCGATAGCCTCACGTTCGTTGCCCAGCCAGGGATTGCTGTGCTGGCGGTGGTATTTGTTGGATTGAATATTTGGGACCGTCAATATTACTCAGAGCGGTCGAATCTCACCGAGCAGCAGAACCAGCAGACGTGGCATTTTGTCTGCCTCTCTCTGCTCACTGGGCTGGCAGCGGCGGTCTTTTTTTACCGACTTGGGAAAATCTCGTTTATCGGTGATGAATTCCAGACGATTTCTGCTGCCGCTGGCTACTATCACACTGGTGAATTCTATCTCTGGGATTGGATCGCTTCCGAACCGACTCCTGTCCTCTATGATCGCGCGTGGCCCCACACCGTCTTCATCGCTGGATCGTACGTCGTCTTCGGGATCTCTGAATGGGCAGCGCGAGTTCCATCCGCGATCGCCGGTGTGTTCTCTGTTCTATTAACCTACTATGTTGTCGCCTACTTCACTGAACGGCAGTGGATCGCTCTTCTCACCAGTGCCTCGCTTTTCCTCTATCCATCCGTGACCTTTTACTTCCGCTGGGCCAGAATGTATTCATTGGTGATTCCTCTCTTTCTCTTGCTAATTTATCTCAGCCATCGAATAATGACTGGGGAAAACACGATAGATTTCCGCAAGAAGCCAATCAATGACTTTGTGAACACTTGGCTCAATTTCGATATCAAACTAGCTGTTCTAACACTTCCAGTCCTCTATTTGGGATACAGTGTCCACATAAATACATTATTTGTTCTCCCAGCTGCATATCTGTTCGTTCTATACAAGACCATAACGACTCAAGAGAGAAAGTATCTCCTTGCAGCCTCCGGAGGGATGCTCGGTCTCTGTGTAGTATCACTGATAGTTACGTTTACAGATCGTCTGGCCTTTCTTCCCTATTACCTCTCCTATTTCGGCCGGGAGAATATCATCTATTTCAACTATCTGCTTCGATTCCCGTTTGGGCGCTCTCTCGGGGTTGTCTTCGTCCTCTTCGGCTTGTTTTCTATTCACGTAACGCGGGACGAGCCTGTACGGTCGAAACTCATGTATTTGTACATTACGTGCAGCTTTTCATTGATTTTCCTCATGTATGTCGCTGATAGATACGCGAGTTTTGCGTACATTGTTCACATCGTACCTCTAGCCCTGATCCTACTGATATTTGGCACTCATGAATTCATCTCCATCTTTGACTCACCGCTCATCAGATACGTGTTAGTTGGGTTGTTGGTTCTTAATCTCGCGTCACCCCTTGCTCCCGGACCAGAGAGCGACACACTGTGGGACCTGTACACCGATGATGACGAGGAATACTCGGCTGCCTATGAGACAATAGAGACAAACTATGATGCGAGCGAGGAGGCCATATTCGGTCAATATTTACGAGGATATTATCTTCAAGATGTAAATGACAACGCCACCGTAGTCGATATGGAAAGTCATCAACAATATTCCCCGACGCAATTTTATCGCGATCTCCTCCAGTATGGGTCTGGTTGGATAACCTGGGAAACACGAAAGAGCTACCACATTGATCCCGCGATCCGAAATTATATCTCCAGACACTTTGAAAAATATCATGGCGAAGGTATTGATGAGACATCTGTAGAAGTTTATTACTTTAATCAGAGTATGATAAATAAAACAGAACTAAACACAAGGAGATCCATTTCTCCGCTAGTTGCTCCTGACTCCATAGATGTTCACACAGCCTACACGGATTACTCAGTTGAGGAACTGGATGCCGTTTCCAACTTTGGTCATGGACGACTCTCTTGCGAAGGCGCAATCCGCAATCAATGTCTCCAAGCCAGTCTATAG
- a CDS encoding LamG domain-containing protein yields the protein MSVIKSASLIFLILSTAIFLVGFTHYSNTVDLSEDLVLHYEFTGSYEDGDRIEDLSPAASNATFVGEKPNQTNRSPGSLSFSEESGYIHVQLDNELSGDFTLTTTVQNKYHKYYAGIIAGKSWQLVAPYGKYEFSAGDTTLQYDVDNHGAWHHLAVVHRDGTTRLYVDGELVESKSGGSIPTEDTLFIGQRPGGYPYQGQIGEITLHERALTTEEIRGMYTDQQTIRPIIYSDAFRTGTVLVLLSLVVFLAQLESRIRSP from the coding sequence ATGAGCGTAATTAAATCGGCATCGTTGATCTTTCTCATATTATCTACGGCGATATTTCTTGTTGGATTCACTCACTATTCGAATACTGTGGACCTCAGCGAAGACCTCGTACTCCATTACGAATTTACTGGGTCGTACGAAGACGGTGATCGAATCGAGGATCTGAGCCCGGCAGCAAGCAATGCTACGTTCGTAGGGGAAAAACCAAATCAGACAAACCGTTCTCCTGGCTCTCTTTCCTTTTCCGAAGAGTCGGGCTACATCCACGTCCAATTAGATAACGAATTGAGCGGTGATTTTACGCTCACGACCACAGTTCAGAATAAGTATCACAAATACTATGCAGGGATCATCGCCGGTAAATCATGGCAACTTGTCGCCCCCTATGGAAAGTACGAATTCAGTGCTGGGGATACAACACTTCAGTACGACGTGGACAACCACGGTGCGTGGCACCACTTAGCTGTCGTCCATCGGGATGGCACCACCAGACTCTACGTCGATGGGGAATTAGTAGAGTCCAAGTCGGGGGGCAGTATTCCGACGGAGGACACGCTCTTTATTGGACAACGGCCTGGAGGATATCCCTATCAGGGGCAAATTGGTGAGATAACACTTCATGAGAGAGCACTCACTACTGAAGAAATCCGAGGAATGTACACTGACCAACAAACAATCAGGCCCATCATTTATTCTGACGCATTTCGGACGGGAACCGTTCTCGTCTTACTGAGTTTGGTAGTCTTTCTAGCCCAGTTAGAGAGTCGGATTCGATCACCATGA
- a CDS encoding FkbM family methyltransferase, whose protein sequence is MKIDLQNAEISPLIQLEIARGRYEADEADAIDAYITPEQDVIELGGCVGFTACYTNQKLAPDSTHIVVEPNKHLIPILERNRDLNNCDFQVIHAAYSPTREPVSLTVPDEEWSGSLHQTEGSTQTVDSLSFSSLISEFDLSNVMLLVDIEGSEYDLISQELAALEAHCDVLLIEFHDQRREFKDLADKIRSARNTLASSSFMCVEEMSDVAVYRGN, encoded by the coding sequence GTGAAAATAGATTTACAGAACGCAGAGATATCCCCACTGATACAACTCGAGATTGCGCGTGGGCGCTATGAAGCGGACGAGGCAGACGCGATCGATGCCTATATTACACCGGAGCAGGACGTGATTGAACTCGGTGGCTGTGTCGGCTTCACAGCGTGTTATACGAATCAGAAACTGGCACCTGACTCGACACATATCGTGGTAGAACCGAACAAGCACCTCATCCCGATCTTAGAACGTAATCGGGACCTGAATAACTGTGATTTTCAAGTCATTCATGCCGCCTATTCACCTACGCGCGAACCGGTCTCGCTTACGGTTCCCGACGAAGAGTGGAGTGGCAGCCTTCACCAGACCGAAGGAAGTACCCAGACTGTGGATTCGCTGTCATTTAGTTCGCTTATAAGTGAATTTGACTTATCAAACGTTATGCTGCTTGTAGACATTGAAGGTAGCGAATACGACTTGATTTCTCAGGAATTAGCTGCTCTTGAGGCTCACTGTGATGTGCTTCTCATCGAGTTTCACGATCAGAGGCGGGAATTCAAGGATCTTGCCGATAAAATTCGCTCGGCACGGAACACGCTTGCCTCATCATCGTTTATGTGCGTTGAAGAAATGTCGGATGTCGCAGTCTACCGAGGGAATTAA
- a CDS encoding glycosyltransferase family 2 protein — MHSDSGITIGLKTFLRPDKLRTCLASIRDLPVPPEDIIIADDSPQKEYNRDIYAQFKSDLPLTIVDLKPDAGLATGRNRILDQTETDYLLLIDDDHYLSENIFRLKNVLENDPSLGGVAASWLENGTHVVGAADIRIVDDWVIVDVFDKKQAITDEAGVTYFKYDFIPNSTLFRTEVFDAYCWDEAYVIDGEHVDFFLGHALQTDWEFAISPEIQVTHDPGPGVMREYAEHRMSDQKRRQSREYFAKKWDVQGYLIREYHSTEYGNRVTELAARTLYKLPPSIHWELKQRGHLDRAKTVLETVTSFSVN, encoded by the coding sequence ATGCACTCCGATTCCGGAATCACAATCGGCCTGAAGACCTTCCTCCGGCCGGACAAGTTGCGAACGTGTTTGGCCTCGATCCGTGACCTGCCTGTCCCCCCGGAGGATATCATCATTGCGGATGATAGTCCTCAAAAGGAATACAACCGAGATATCTACGCTCAGTTCAAGTCTGATCTTCCCTTGACGATCGTGGATCTCAAACCCGACGCTGGACTTGCCACTGGACGAAATCGGATTCTCGACCAGACGGAGACCGACTATTTACTACTGATTGATGACGACCATTACCTCTCTGAGAATATTTTCCGTCTAAAAAATGTCCTTGAAAATGACCCATCGCTTGGCGGTGTTGCGGCCTCATGGCTCGAAAACGGAACTCACGTGGTCGGTGCTGCCGACATCCGTATCGTGGATGACTGGGTCATTGTCGACGTGTTTGACAAAAAGCAGGCCATCACCGACGAAGCAGGAGTGACGTATTTCAAATACGATTTTATACCGAACAGTACGCTGTTTCGAACGGAAGTGTTCGACGCATATTGCTGGGACGAAGCCTACGTTATCGACGGTGAACACGTGGATTTCTTTCTCGGGCATGCATTGCAGACTGACTGGGAGTTTGCCATCTCTCCGGAGATCCAAGTGACGCACGATCCAGGGCCGGGAGTCATGCGGGAATACGCAGAGCACCGGATGAGCGACCAGAAGCGGCGGCAAAGCCGGGAGTACTTCGCAAAGAAGTGGGATGTCCAGGGGTATCTGATCCGGGAATACCATAGCACCGAGTACGGCAACAGGGTCACCGAACTCGCTGCACGTACACTGTACAAGCTTCCGCCAAGCATACACTGGGAACTCAAACAACGCGGGCATCTTGATCGCGCGAAAACAGTCCTCGAAACGGTCACCAGTTTCTCCGTGAACTGA
- a CDS encoding flippase yields the protein MTGKNNNPNTVTDALETVSAGGLLVFGGKVIALGFGFLTQLVMARWLLPPAYGSVILTLAVVSVATMLATLGLDEGMTRKVPEYEEEDAKVYGVVRAGLRIGVISGLVIATGIVIVSEPVAVRLFQNPSLTRLLRIGAVSIPFLVVGKIALNVARGLRSARPYAYIYEILRPTARFVFISGLVLAGFGAVGAVTGQIIALTVTGIGGIVFTYRMLPSWEEVTPDRMARPLLAFSLPLVAMEGMNYLIIHTDTFMIGYYLSSEQVGIYNIAFQLRMALITVIVASGFLLSPVIAHLDVSGKRTELQIVYRVITKWAVFVTLPPFFVLFVFPEPVLGTLFGDGYIDGAISLRVLVLGAVLSVAMGATSQSLIGLEKNRTVLYTTGSAAIVNLVLNALLIPVFGLLGAAIASTSAIVLKNAANLAVLYQNFRIIPLSQGGMRASLMGFLTGSAGYLLIDLGDVSGALVSIVWVMLYPMLILCFHGIGPEDVRFLARVEERTGRTFPLLHRYIDSSE from the coding sequence ATGACCGGTAAAAACAATAATCCAAACACAGTCACCGACGCGCTCGAGACCGTTAGTGCGGGGGGATTACTCGTATTCGGCGGGAAAGTGATCGCGCTTGGCTTTGGGTTTCTCACGCAACTGGTGATGGCTCGATGGCTTCTGCCGCCCGCGTATGGAAGCGTGATTCTTACACTCGCAGTGGTCTCGGTCGCAACGATGCTTGCGACGCTCGGACTTGACGAAGGGATGACACGAAAGGTTCCCGAGTATGAGGAGGAAGACGCCAAAGTCTACGGCGTCGTCCGAGCAGGACTTCGGATCGGAGTGATATCAGGGCTTGTGATCGCCACGGGTATCGTCATCGTCTCCGAACCAGTGGCTGTTCGACTCTTTCAGAATCCATCGCTCACCCGCTTACTTCGGATTGGCGCGGTTAGCATTCCGTTTCTGGTCGTTGGAAAGATCGCTCTTAACGTCGCACGAGGGTTGCGATCCGCCCGCCCGTATGCCTATATCTACGAGATCCTCCGTCCGACTGCTCGCTTTGTATTTATTAGTGGACTCGTACTTGCCGGGTTCGGCGCCGTCGGCGCGGTGACCGGACAAATCATTGCGCTCACGGTGACCGGAATCGGTGGGATTGTGTTTACTTATCGTATGCTCCCATCGTGGGAGGAGGTTACGCCGGACAGAATGGCCCGGCCGTTACTAGCGTTTTCTCTTCCATTGGTCGCCATGGAAGGAATGAACTACCTCATCATTCACACGGATACCTTCATGATCGGATATTATCTCTCCTCTGAACAAGTCGGTATCTACAATATCGCATTTCAGCTCCGGATGGCACTCATCACTGTCATCGTCGCAAGCGGATTCCTGTTATCACCAGTGATAGCCCATCTGGATGTCTCTGGAAAGCGGACAGAGCTTCAGATCGTCTATCGAGTCATCACGAAGTGGGCAGTCTTTGTCACGCTCCCACCATTTTTCGTTCTCTTCGTCTTTCCCGAACCAGTTCTTGGAACTCTGTTTGGCGACGGATACATCGACGGTGCAATCTCGCTCCGGGTCTTGGTCCTTGGAGCGGTTCTCTCCGTCGCGATGGGGGCGACCTCCCAATCGTTGATTGGCTTAGAAAAAAATCGCACCGTGCTGTATACGACCGGATCGGCGGCAATAGTCAATCTCGTTTTGAACGCGCTCTTAATCCCCGTGTTCGGCCTGCTGGGTGCAGCGATTGCATCAACATCGGCTATCGTGCTGAAGAACGCAGCCAACTTGGCGGTTCTCTACCAGAATTTCCGAATTATTCCCCTTTCACAGGGCGGGATGAGAGCAAGTTTAATGGGATTTCTAACTGGGAGCGCCGGGTATCTCCTGATCGACTTAGGGGATGTCTCGGGCGCGCTTGTTTCGATCGTCTGGGTCATGTTGTATCCTATGCTGATTCTTTGCTTCCACGGTATTGGACCTGAAGACGTGCGATTCCTCGCTCGAGTCGAGGAACGGACCGGGCGGACATTTCCGTTACTTCATCGTTACATAGACTCCTCCGAGTAA
- a CDS encoding glycosyltransferase family 4 protein, which translates to MRILTLNYEFPPLGGGAAPVTESLASTLVEHGHVVDVVTMKYGELPRKERKHGIDVYRVPALRQSQSMSRPHEMLSYLPSGFVKARQLLAEHTYDAIHAHFIIPTGILAYSLSSFYDIPYFITAHGSDVPGYNPDRFSRLHQVLGPIWRRVATEADCIVSPSRYLADRVQSAGTDLSIEIIPNGFDYGAYDANRATEERILLTSRLFERKGVQHFLETLTTVDTDWEVVITGEGPYKDTLEQLANRLDLTVAFPGWVERETLMTLLETSAIYVFPSSHENCPVALQEAMAAGTAIIASKYSGTAEVIGNAGLTVDPENIPAFRNALNQLLRDPDMRTRLQHQARNRVEEKYDWDWVGGQYEQLLSDSQRHTLGTL; encoded by the coding sequence ATGCGCATTCTGACGCTTAATTACGAGTTCCCACCACTCGGTGGTGGAGCAGCACCGGTCACTGAATCACTCGCTTCGACTCTCGTCGAACACGGTCATGTGGTAGATGTTGTCACAATGAAGTATGGTGAACTGCCGAGAAAGGAGCGGAAACACGGTATCGATGTCTACCGGGTCCCTGCGCTTCGTCAGTCACAATCGATGTCACGGCCTCACGAAATGTTGAGCTATCTTCCGTCCGGGTTCGTGAAAGCACGCCAATTGCTGGCCGAGCACACCTATGATGCTATCCACGCACATTTTATTATTCCAACTGGAATCCTTGCATACTCACTAAGCAGCTTCTACGATATACCGTACTTTATCACTGCACACGGTTCTGACGTTCCAGGGTACAACCCGGATCGATTTAGCCGGCTTCATCAGGTTCTGGGACCAATTTGGCGGCGCGTCGCCACAGAGGCAGACTGTATCGTCTCACCCTCACGCTATCTCGCTGACCGAGTCCAGTCGGCAGGTACAGACCTCTCTATCGAGATTATTCCAAACGGCTTCGACTACGGGGCATACGATGCAAATAGAGCGACCGAAGAACGCATTCTTCTCACTAGCCGCCTCTTTGAACGGAAAGGAGTCCAACACTTCCTTGAGACGCTCACCACCGTTGATACCGACTGGGAAGTTGTCATCACTGGCGAAGGTCCCTATAAGGACACCCTGGAGCAACTAGCTAATCGGCTTGACCTCACCGTTGCCTTTCCTGGCTGGGTCGAACGGGAGACACTTATGACTCTGCTCGAAACATCTGCGATATACGTATTCCCGTCAAGTCACGAGAACTGTCCGGTAGCGTTACAAGAGGCGATGGCGGCAGGAACTGCAATCATTGCGTCGAAGTACAGCGGGACTGCGGAAGTCATTGGGAATGCAGGACTGACCGTCGATCCAGAGAATATTCCCGCTTTTAGAAATGCACTCAATCAGCTACTCCGTGATCCTGACATGCGAACCCGGTTGCAACACCAAGCACGGAATCGAGTCGAAGAGAAGTACGATTGGGACTGGGTCGGCGGTCAGTATGAACAGCTATTGAGCGACAGCCAGCGACACACGTTAGGCACGTTATGA
- a CDS encoding glycosyltransferase family 2 protein, with translation MVVSVVLPAYNERENLRRIYEETRDVLTGINRQWELIFVDDGSTDGSYDVLRSIHESDDRVVVVKFGGNFGQSAALDAGLRYARGDIIVTLDADGQNDPTDIPRLIDALEHENLDCVVGWRRDREDPWGKTISSAVARMLRQALLGTDLHDFGCTLKAFRREAATAIRLTGEMHRYIPPLLTWRGFSVGELEVTHRERENGKTKYGWRRLPKGFLDMLNVWFWQKYSARPLHIFGGIGILTGSIGILSGLYSVYLKILHTVSLSDTALPLFAVFMCLLGIQFFISGILADIGIKNYFTVQQEDAYRVTAVLTGDEVAEPVEAEPPVTMPDQFPRERGENAHSDA, from the coding sequence ATGGTGGTATCTGTAGTGCTACCCGCCTACAATGAACGAGAGAATCTCCGGCGTATCTACGAAGAGACGCGAGATGTGTTGACCGGGATAAACCGTCAGTGGGAACTGATCTTTGTCGATGACGGCTCAACTGATGGGAGCTATGATGTCCTCCGGTCAATTCACGAGAGCGATGACCGTGTCGTGGTGGTGAAATTTGGCGGGAATTTCGGCCAAAGTGCTGCACTTGACGCGGGCCTACGCTACGCCCGTGGGGACATAATCGTCACTCTGGACGCTGATGGCCAGAACGATCCTACGGACATTCCGCGACTTATCGACGCATTAGAGCATGAGAACCTTGATTGTGTTGTCGGCTGGCGGCGTGACAGAGAAGATCCATGGGGAAAGACGATTTCCTCAGCGGTGGCACGCATGCTGCGTCAGGCCCTGCTCGGCACGGATCTCCACGATTTCGGGTGTACCCTAAAAGCGTTCCGTCGGGAGGCGGCCACAGCTATCCGACTCACCGGCGAGATGCATCGATATATCCCACCTCTCCTCACTTGGCGAGGATTCAGCGTCGGTGAACTGGAAGTCACCCACCGCGAGCGTGAGAATGGCAAGACCAAATACGGCTGGCGACGCCTTCCGAAGGGATTTCTTGATATGCTGAATGTCTGGTTCTGGCAGAAGTACTCTGCACGACCACTACATATCTTCGGGGGAATCGGCATCCTTACCGGGAGCATCGGTATCCTGAGTGGATTGTATTCGGTGTATCTGAAGATACTTCACACCGTGAGCCTCTCCGACACTGCATTACCACTGTTTGCTGTCTTCATGTGCCTACTCGGCATCCAGTTCTTTATTTCAGGAATCCTAGCTGACATCGGTATTAAGAATTACTTCACAGTCCAGCAGGAGGACGCCTACCGCGTAACAGCAGTACTCACCGGCGATGAAGTTGCTGAGCCGGTTGAAGCAGAACCACCAGTGACGATGCCGGACCAGTTCCCGAGGGAGAGGGGAGAAAATGCGCATTCTGACGCTTAA
- the aglF gene encoding UTP--glucose-1-phosphate uridylyltransferase AglF, whose translation MQAVVLAAGKGTRLRPLTEEKPKALVEVNEKPIIEDIFENLLEIGATEFIVVVGYLKDNIIDRYGETYQGIPITYAHQREQLGLAHAILQAQPYIDNDFILILGDNIFRANLGDVVNRQREERSDAAFLVEQVPYEEASRYGVLDTNEYGEIVKVMEKPDDPPSNLVMTGVYTFTPAIFRACQSVRPSNRGEYELPDAIDLLLQSGHTIDAIRMNGWRIDIGYPEDREKAEEFLTGKPKPMYED comes from the coding sequence ATGCAAGCAGTCGTTCTCGCTGCAGGGAAAGGGACACGGCTTCGGCCACTTACCGAAGAGAAACCCAAAGCGCTTGTTGAGGTAAATGAGAAGCCAATTATTGAGGATATCTTTGAGAATCTTCTCGAGATCGGTGCTACAGAGTTCATCGTTGTCGTCGGATATCTAAAAGATAATATAATTGACCGATACGGCGAGACGTATCAGGGAATTCCTATTACTTACGCCCATCAGCGAGAGCAGCTTGGGTTGGCCCACGCAATTCTTCAGGCCCAACCATATATAGATAATGATTTTATCCTAATACTCGGAGATAACATCTTCCGTGCGAATCTTGGAGACGTTGTTAACCGCCAGCGTGAGGAGCGTTCCGATGCAGCGTTCCTTGTCGAGCAGGTCCCGTACGAAGAAGCGTCCAGATACGGTGTCCTAGATACAAACGAGTATGGGGAAATCGTGAAGGTGATGGAGAAGCCGGACGATCCGCCGTCAAACCTTGTTATGACGGGGGTCTATACGTTCACACCGGCGATCTTCCGTGCATGTCAGTCAGTTCGGCCATCGAATCGTGGAGAGTACGAACTTCCAGACGCAATCGACCTCCTTCTTCAATCTGGGCACACTATCGATGCAATTCGGATGAATGGCTGGCGGATTGATATCGGCTATCCCGAGGATCGGGAGAAAGCTGAAGAGTTTCTTACAGGCAAACCTAAACCCATGTACGAGGATTGA
- a CDS encoding Sec-independent protein translocase subunit TatA/TatB: MVAEIAPLFIPGGMGPPELAIILVIAVLLFGANKIPKLARSTGEAMGEFQKGREKVETELEEMREGGSVSETDSDDEEFVDTEPVTSDEETTTETGTETETETN, from the coding sequence ATGGTAGCCGAAATTGCACCGCTGTTCATTCCCGGCGGCATGGGGCCTCCGGAACTCGCCATCATTCTCGTCATCGCGGTCTTGCTCTTCGGGGCGAACAAGATCCCGAAGCTGGCACGATCGACCGGTGAGGCGATGGGCGAGTTCCAGAAGGGGCGCGAGAAAGTCGAAACGGAACTCGAAGAAATGCGCGAAGGTGGCTCCGTCAGCGAGACGGACTCCGACGACGAGGAGTTCGTCGACACGGAGCCCGTCACCTCCGACGAGGAGACGACGACCGAGACCGGAACCGAAACCGAGACGGAAACCAACTGA
- a CDS encoding redoxin domain-containing protein, producing MVTTGDATPDFTAPLANGDIEEFTLSDELETDAPIVLAFFPGAFTSVCTTEMCAFQDRLAAFNDLDATVYGVSRDSPFTLNEFREQNDLEFGLLSDYNQEITEAYGISMDFADLGVYGVSKRSVFVIDADGEITYSWVSDDPGVEPDYDEVEAAVEELA from the coding sequence ATGGTAACAACCGGAGACGCTACACCCGACTTCACCGCACCGCTCGCAAACGGCGACATCGAGGAGTTCACCCTTTCCGACGAGCTCGAAACCGACGCGCCGATCGTCCTCGCGTTCTTCCCGGGCGCGTTCACCAGCGTCTGTACGACCGAGATGTGTGCGTTCCAGGACCGACTGGCCGCCTTCAACGACCTCGACGCCACCGTCTACGGCGTCAGCCGCGACTCGCCGTTCACGCTCAACGAGTTCCGCGAGCAAAACGACCTCGAGTTCGGCCTGCTCAGCGACTACAATCAGGAGATCACCGAGGCGTACGGCATTTCGATGGACTTCGCCGATCTGGGCGTCTACGGCGTCTCCAAGCGATCGGTGTTCGTCATCGACGCCGACGGCGAAATCACCTACTCGTGGGTCAGTGACGATCCCGGCGTCGAACCCGACTACGACGAGGTCGAGGCAGCCGTCGAGGAGCTCGCCTGA